A window from Mauremys reevesii isolate NIE-2019 linkage group 9, ASM1616193v1, whole genome shotgun sequence encodes these proteins:
- the LOC120372146 gene encoding nucleolar protein 58-like isoform X1: MNQLARHFWFTFSALSVTFPLHSDEVYSAPVRPYAELQKTILPALETDPVDLFPNYPDFASVDGTQHDTSVIWNLEPRSLSKRSINWNKVIPNRPALAEIVVVGSVSIILALLSGMVLWYFILKWTKEEKALTFGFRLLSKQIPFGILARGGEEWRGHEEGSAWQRRIEKFKGFDFSALKPKRKKKKVSKEDKKAKEMKEKQEKPPEEMSEKQGEKEKPPGEGKEKREKKPKVAKRQEKQKKLRKIKKTKSKLQLKHPKGKKSPSRKKLK, translated from the exons ATGAACCAACTCGCAAGGCATTTCTGGTTCACCTTTTCAGCTCTTTCTGTGACATTCCCATTGCATTCTGATGAGGTTTATTCAG CTCCTGTAAGACCTTATGCTGAGCTTCAGAAGACCATCCTACCTGCTCTGGAAACTGACCCTGTTGATTTGTTTCCAAACTACCCAG ACTTTGCAAGCGTTGATGGCACCCAGCACGATACGAGCGTCATTTGGAATTTAGAGCCACGCTCTCTGTCCAAGAGATCGATCAACTGGAATAAAG TGATCCCAAACCGGCCAGCCTTAGCTGAGATTGTTGTTGTTGGCTCTGTGTCCATCATTCTTGCTCTGCTGAGTGGCATGGTCCTTTGGTATTTCATACT CAAATGGACGAAGGAAGAGAAAGCGTTGACTTTTGGTTTCAGGCTCCTTTCTAAACAGATTCCATTTGGGATTCTAGCCCGAGGGGGTGAAGAGTGGAGGGGGCATGAGGAAGGCAGTGCATGGCAAAGAAGAATTGAGAAGTTCAAAGGGTTTGATTTTTCAG CTTTGAAGcccaaaaggaagaaaaagaaagtatCAAAGGAGGAtaagaaagcaaaggaaatgaaggaAAAGCAGGAGAAGCCACCTGAAGAAATGAGTGAAAaacagggagagaaagagaagccacctggagaagggaaagaaaagagggaaaagaaaccaaaggtggcaaaaagacaagaaaaacaaaagaaattgagaaaaatcaagaaaacaaagTCAAAACTGCAACTAAAGCACCCCAAAGGAAAGAAGTCACCAAGTCGGAAGAAACTGAAGTGA
- the LOC120372146 gene encoding uncharacterized protein LOC120372146 isoform X2, which yields MNQLARHFWFTFSALSVTFPLHSDEVYSAPVRPYAELQKTILPALETDPVDLFPNYPDFASVDGTQHDTSVIWNLEPRSLSKRSINWNKVIPNRPALAEIVVVGSVSIILALLSGMVLWYFILKWTKEEKALTFGFRLLSKQIPFGILARGGEEWRGHEEGSAWQRRIEKFKGFDFSGFRSLDRSHPPSADFGL from the exons ATGAACCAACTCGCAAGGCATTTCTGGTTCACCTTTTCAGCTCTTTCTGTGACATTCCCATTGCATTCTGATGAGGTTTATTCAG CTCCTGTAAGACCTTATGCTGAGCTTCAGAAGACCATCCTACCTGCTCTGGAAACTGACCCTGTTGATTTGTTTCCAAACTACCCAG ACTTTGCAAGCGTTGATGGCACCCAGCACGATACGAGCGTCATTTGGAATTTAGAGCCACGCTCTCTGTCCAAGAGATCGATCAACTGGAATAAAG TGATCCCAAACCGGCCAGCCTTAGCTGAGATTGTTGTTGTTGGCTCTGTGTCCATCATTCTTGCTCTGCTGAGTGGCATGGTCCTTTGGTATTTCATACT CAAATGGACGAAGGAAGAGAAAGCGTTGACTTTTGGTTTCAGGCTCCTTTCTAAACAGATTCCATTTGGGATTCTAGCCCGAGGGGGTGAAGAGTGGAGGGGGCATGAGGAAGGCAGTGCATGGCAAAGAAGAATTGAGAAGTTCAAAGGGTTTGATTTTTCAG GATTCAGGAGTTTGGACCGTTCCCACCCTCCATCTGCTGACTTTGGG CTTTGA